In Euzebya rosea, one genomic interval encodes:
- a CDS encoding phage tail protein: MSEPFLAEIRIVGFNFAPRGWALCDGQILPINQNQSLYSLLGTTYGGDGRTSFGLPELRGRAPMHIAGSHPWGQKTGEETHTLSQAEMPSHGHGATGRTSDATSADPTTSSALARASTPMYGDSATGQLASTAVANAGSGQAHNNMQPYLVLNFCIALQGLFPSRN; the protein is encoded by the coding sequence GTGTCCGAACCATTCCTCGCCGAGATCAGGATCGTCGGCTTCAACTTCGCCCCTCGTGGGTGGGCGCTCTGCGATGGCCAGATCCTGCCGATCAACCAGAACCAGTCGTTGTACTCGCTGCTCGGCACCACGTACGGCGGCGACGGACGGACCTCGTTCGGCCTGCCCGAGCTGCGGGGTCGGGCGCCGATGCACATCGCCGGCTCCCATCCGTGGGGTCAGAAGACAGGGGAGGAGACCCACACGTTGAGTCAAGCGGAGATGCCATCCCACGGTCACGGCGCGACGGGGCGGACCTCCGATGCCACCTCCGCCGACCCGACGACCAGCAGCGCCCTCGCCCGGGCCAGCACACCCATGTACGGCGACAGCGCCACGGGCCAGCTCGCCTCGACTGCGGTGGCCAACGCCGGCAGCGGCCAGGCGCACAACAACATGCAGCCCTACCTGGTCCTCAACTTCTGCATCGCGTTGCAGGGCCTGTTTCCGAGCCGGAACTGA
- a CDS encoding phage tail protein — MSEPFVGELRMFAGNFAPRGWAFADGQLLAVSQNDTLFSLYGTTYGGDGRTTFGLPDLRGRVPIHAGSGPGLTPRSLGSKSGAETVTLTTAQLPSHAHAWPATNSAATERDPGGHVPAAAAGTARAYGTTGTAITLSPDVVESTGGSSPHTNIQPFLCVHFIVALTGIYPTRN; from the coding sequence GTGTCCGAACCCTTCGTCGGTGAGCTGCGCATGTTCGCCGGAAACTTCGCCCCCCGGGGCTGGGCGTTCGCGGACGGCCAGCTGCTGGCCGTCTCCCAGAACGACACCCTCTTCTCGCTGTACGGCACCACCTACGGCGGGGACGGACGGACCACCTTCGGACTGCCCGACCTCCGTGGCCGCGTGCCGATCCACGCCGGCAGCGGACCGGGCCTGACCCCTCGATCGCTCGGATCGAAGAGCGGTGCCGAGACCGTCACGCTCACCACGGCCCAGCTCCCGTCCCACGCCCACGCCTGGCCGGCCACCAACAGCGCCGCCACCGAACGCGACCCCGGCGGGCACGTTCCGGCCGCGGCGGCAGGTACAGCCCGCGCCTACGGCACCACCGGAACCGCCATCACGCTCTCGCCGGACGTCGTCGAGTCCACCGGCGGCTCCAGCCCCCACACCAACATCCAGCCATTCCTGTGCGTCCACTTCATCGTGGCGCTGACCGGGATCTACCCGACCAGGAACTGA
- a CDS encoding phage tail protein, which translates to MSEPFLAEIRIFAGNFAPRSWALCNGQLLPIAQNTALFSLIGTTYGGDGRTTTQLPDLQGRLPMHPGRGPGLTARQLGERDGAETVTLNASQVPNHDHSATAVDGLARDSRPEDNRFAAGRAIGHYVDATAGSAAAMTPLGSSGGGQAHNNLMPSLALSYIIALVGLYPSRS; encoded by the coding sequence GTGTCCGAACCCTTCCTGGCAGAGATCCGAATCTTCGCCGGCAACTTCGCCCCCCGCAGCTGGGCCCTCTGCAACGGCCAGCTGCTCCCCATCGCCCAGAACACCGCCCTGTTCAGCCTCATCGGCACCACCTACGGCGGCGATGGGCGAACCACCACCCAGCTCCCCGACCTGCAGGGACGGCTGCCCATGCACCCGGGTCGAGGCCCCGGCCTGACGGCCAGACAGCTGGGGGAGCGCGACGGGGCCGAGACCGTCACCCTCAACGCGTCCCAGGTTCCCAACCACGACCATTCCGCCACGGCGGTGGACGGGCTCGCCCGTGACAGCCGCCCCGAGGACAACCGCTTCGCGGCCGGACGCGCCATCGGACACTACGTTGACGCCACGGCAGGATCCGCCGCGGCCATGACCCCGCTGGGGTCGAGCGGGGGAGGGCAGGCGCACAACAACCTGATGCCCTCGTTGGCGCTCAGCTACATCATCGCGCTCGTCGGGCTGTACCCCTCGCGCTCGTGA
- a CDS encoding GNAT family N-acetyltransferase has translation MNRPRPTTAVDTPPTLHPASAEDRPFLLALFRSVRGDRFALLDMADGDRDALVEQQFVAQGRDYRSRFPGSDHLIVRLGTQPVGRLWVDRRPEEIRLLDIAVLPTHRNLGIGTTLLRGLQAESRRTGVPLGHAVDNDNDAGLRFYARLGFEVAGPLGHSHVLMRWHP, from the coding sequence GTGAACCGGCCTCGTCCGACAACTGCGGTGGACACCCCGCCGACCCTGCACCCGGCGTCAGCCGAGGACCGTCCGTTCCTCCTGGCGTTGTTCCGTAGCGTGCGGGGCGACAGGTTCGCCCTGCTCGACATGGCCGACGGCGATCGCGATGCCCTCGTCGAGCAGCAGTTCGTGGCGCAGGGCCGGGACTACCGCAGCCGGTTCCCCGGCTCCGACCACCTGATCGTGCGGCTCGGCACGCAGCCCGTGGGGCGGCTCTGGGTCGATCGTCGGCCGGAGGAGATCAGGTTGCTCGACATCGCCGTGCTTCCCACTCACAGAAACCTCGGGATCGGGACCACGCTGCTGCGGGGCCTCCAGGCCGAGAGTCGCCGGACTGGTGTGCCACTCGGCCATGCAGTGGACAACGACAACGACGCCGGCCTCCGCTTCTACGCCCGCCTGGGATTCGAGGTCGCCGGTCCCCTGGGGCACAGCCACGTGTTGATGCGCTGGCACCCGTGA
- a CDS encoding DUF6916 family protein, with protein MTDPSEVTLATFAERTGQQVSVAEVEGLELEVLEAVERTVGPDGASGSAFSVLFAGPAGLDLPQSMVTLGDDVLDLPLFLVPIGPGADGRPRFEAVFTRLPA; from the coding sequence ACACTCGCCACGTTCGCCGAACGGACCGGCCAGCAGGTGTCGGTGGCCGAGGTGGAGGGACTGGAGCTCGAGGTGCTGGAGGCTGTCGAGCGGACGGTCGGACCCGACGGGGCGTCGGGATCGGCCTTCTCCGTCCTGTTCGCGGGTCCCGCTGGCCTCGACCTGCCACAGTCGATGGTGACCCTGGGGGACGACGTCCTGGACCTGCCGCTGTTCCTGGTCCCGATCGGACCGGGCGCCGACGGGCGACCGCGTTTCGAGGCCGTGTTCACCCGCCTGCCTGCCTGA